Proteins encoded within one genomic window of Paraburkholderia sp. HP33-1:
- a CDS encoding GNAT family N-acetyltransferase, with protein sequence MDQSEDFVVRTMSADEVAMSVEWAAAEGWNPGRHDPHCFREADPDGFFVGVWRGEPVACLAAVAYDERFGFIGLYIVKPGFRGKGFGMRIWQHGLRYLGDRNVGLDGVVAQQANYRKSGFGLAYRNIRYQGRVEGIGCAHVVAAADVPFEQLLIYDRQCFPAARERFVSAWIAQPDAVALATVDAGRVAGYGVVRRCKAGCKIGPLFADDAGVATGLLRALAASMPGESIVLDVPETNPAAVALAERHGMTSVFETARMYTKDAPAIAIDHVFGVTSFELG encoded by the coding sequence ATGGATCAAAGCGAAGACTTCGTCGTGCGCACCATGTCGGCTGACGAGGTGGCCATGTCGGTCGAATGGGCGGCCGCAGAGGGATGGAACCCCGGCCGGCATGACCCGCACTGTTTCAGAGAAGCGGACCCGGACGGTTTCTTCGTCGGCGTCTGGCGCGGCGAGCCGGTCGCGTGCCTCGCCGCCGTCGCCTATGACGAACGCTTTGGCTTCATCGGCCTCTACATCGTGAAACCCGGGTTTCGCGGTAAAGGCTTCGGCATGCGCATCTGGCAGCACGGCCTGCGTTACCTGGGAGACCGCAACGTCGGTCTCGATGGCGTCGTTGCCCAGCAGGCGAACTACCGAAAGTCCGGATTCGGGCTTGCCTACCGCAACATCCGCTATCAGGGGCGCGTGGAAGGCATCGGGTGCGCGCACGTGGTGGCGGCGGCCGACGTGCCGTTCGAGCAGTTGCTTATCTATGATCGCCAATGTTTTCCCGCGGCGCGCGAGCGTTTCGTCTCCGCGTGGATCGCGCAGCCGGATGCCGTTGCGCTCGCTACAGTCGACGCAGGCCGTGTCGCCGGATACGGCGTCGTGCGCCGCTGCAAGGCGGGCTGCAAGATCGGCCCGCTCTTCGCCGATGACGCGGGCGTCGCCACTGGGCTGTTGCGCGCGCTGGCGGCGAGCATGCCCGGCGAGTCCATCGTGCTCGACGTGCCGGAAACGAATCCTGCGGCAGTCGCATTGGCGGAACGGCATGGCATGACGAGCGTCTTCGAAACCGCGCGGATGTACACGAAAGACGCGCCCGCGATTGCGATCGATCACGTGTTTGGGGTGACGTCGTTTGAGCTGGGGTGA
- a CDS encoding aldehyde dehydrogenase family protein yields MQRIEHIYIDGEFVTPHGEEWFDLYNPSTEEVIGRVRLGDAHDAQRAIAAAKAALPVWSRTTREERLAALRRMHQAIAAREDDLMEAIVKEYGAPTVRGRWMATYPAEVIAQAIETLESFEFEEEVGIARVVLAPVGVAGLITPWNSNAGFICNKLSAALAAGCTAVIKPSEMSALQTQIVIEALHEAGLPKGVFNIVNGRGDVVGEEIARHPDVAKISFTGSSAVGQHLVTTGAATMKRVTLELGGKSPTLVLDDADFASIMPLVLNAGFMNSGQACIAGTRILVPRGRLAEFEQVAKEAIAQFKSGDPRDPQTAIGPMVSAKQWERVQNYIRIGIAEGATVLAGGEGRPDGLQAGWFVKPTIFTNATNQMRIAREEIFGPVLTVIAYEDEADAIAIANDTRYGLNAMVLGQDVERCERVARQIDSGRVLINTLAHEPRAPFGGFKHSGLGREMGKWGMSAYLEPKTLLRA; encoded by the coding sequence ATGCAGCGCATTGAACATATTTACATCGACGGCGAATTCGTGACGCCGCACGGCGAGGAGTGGTTCGATCTTTACAACCCGAGCACCGAGGAAGTCATTGGTCGGGTACGGCTCGGCGATGCACACGACGCGCAGCGCGCCATCGCAGCCGCCAAGGCCGCCCTGCCGGTCTGGTCACGCACCACGCGCGAGGAACGTCTGGCGGCACTGCGGCGTATGCATCAGGCCATCGCCGCGCGTGAGGATGATCTGATGGAAGCGATCGTCAAGGAGTACGGTGCGCCTACGGTACGCGGACGCTGGATGGCGACTTATCCGGCTGAGGTGATTGCCCAGGCCATCGAGACGCTGGAATCGTTCGAATTCGAGGAAGAGGTCGGGATCGCGCGCGTGGTCCTGGCGCCGGTGGGCGTGGCCGGCCTGATCACGCCGTGGAACAGCAATGCGGGCTTCATCTGCAACAAGCTTTCCGCCGCGCTGGCAGCCGGTTGCACTGCCGTCATCAAGCCCAGCGAGATGAGCGCCCTGCAGACGCAGATCGTGATCGAAGCGCTGCACGAGGCTGGCCTGCCCAAGGGGGTATTCAATATCGTCAATGGCCGCGGCGACGTGGTCGGTGAGGAAATCGCGCGCCATCCGGATGTCGCCAAGATCTCGTTCACGGGTTCATCCGCGGTCGGCCAGCATCTGGTGACGACCGGTGCGGCCACCATGAAGCGCGTCACGCTGGAACTCGGCGGCAAGTCGCCGACCCTGGTACTCGACGATGCCGATTTCGCCAGCATCATGCCGCTGGTGCTGAATGCCGGCTTCATGAACAGCGGTCAGGCCTGTATCGCCGGCACCCGCATTCTGGTGCCGCGCGGCCGGCTCGCCGAATTCGAGCAGGTCGCCAAAGAGGCGATCGCGCAGTTCAAGTCCGGTGATCCGCGCGATCCACAGACCGCTATCGGCCCGATGGTCAGTGCGAAGCAATGGGAACGCGTGCAGAACTATATTCGGATCGGCATCGCCGAAGGCGCGACCGTGCTCGCGGGCGGCGAAGGCCGACCAGATGGATTGCAGGCTGGCTGGTTCGTCAAGCCGACGATCTTCACGAACGCCACCAACCAGATGCGCATTGCGCGCGAGGAAATCTTCGGTCCGGTGCTCACCGTAATTGCCTACGAGGATGAAGCTGATGCGATTGCGATCGCCAACGACACGCGCTACGGTCTGAACGCGATGGTGCTGGGTCAGGATGTCGAGCGTTGCGAGCGCGTGGCGCGTCAGATCGATTCAGGCCGGGTGCTGATCAATACGCTCGCGCATGAGCCACGCGCGCCGTTCGGTGGTTTCAAGCACTCGGGGCTTGGCCGCGAAATGGGCAAATGGGGCATGAGCGCGTATCTGGAACCCAAGACCCTGCTGAGGGCATAA
- a CDS encoding c-type cytochrome: MILGPGMPVIVLLAAAGLTLTPALAQSEDGARIAMQICSGCHGVGGRSESPMFPKLNAQTPEYIEAQLKGFREHARGENTARDYMWGMAALLDAAAVKSLADYFSHQPATRGATGDAALTAKGQEIFEHGVPDKGVPACATCHGAEAQGAGAFPRLAGQHKEYLLHQIEVFKNGTRGNAPVMSAVAHTLNDEQAKAVAVYLQSR; this comes from the coding sequence ATGATCCTCGGTCCTGGAATGCCGGTGATTGTGTTGCTTGCTGCCGCGGGCCTCACCTTGACGCCAGCCCTCGCACAAAGCGAGGATGGCGCCCGCATTGCCATGCAGATTTGTTCCGGTTGCCACGGTGTAGGCGGGCGTAGCGAGTCGCCGATGTTTCCGAAGCTCAATGCGCAGACCCCCGAATACATCGAAGCCCAGTTGAAGGGATTCCGCGAGCACGCGCGCGGCGAAAACACCGCCCGCGATTACATGTGGGGCATGGCCGCACTGCTGGACGCCGCCGCCGTCAAGTCGCTGGCCGACTATTTCTCGCACCAGCCAGCAACGCGAGGCGCGACTGGCGATGCCGCCTTGACGGCCAAGGGGCAGGAAATCTTCGAACACGGCGTGCCGGATAAGGGTGTGCCAGCTTGCGCAACATGTCACGGCGCGGAGGCCCAGGGCGCCGGCGCATTCCCGCGGCTGGCCGGACAGCACAAGGAGTATCTATTGCATCAGATCGAGGTTTTCAAAAACGGCACGCGTGGCAACGCGCCCGTGATGAGCGCAGTGGCGCATACCTTGAATGACGAGCAGGCCAAGGCCGTGGCCGTGTATCTGCAATCCAGATGA
- a CDS encoding short-chain dehydrogenase/reductase, giving the protein MTDILNGKSALVTGASNGIGKAIALKLLDAGAHVHFAARNGAALADLVQTLGPAASRVTLHPVDLSTREGIAQLVQGCGNPDILVNNAGAIAGGDIEKIDDETWLNAWNLKVFGYIRLARALLPGMYGRGSGVILNVIGMAGLGHDYNYICGSTGNAALIAFTDALGARSTDKGVRVVGINPGGTKTERIERLKRSEAERKLGDPERWRELLTDMPFGRLLEPKEIANLALFLVSDQASYLSGTEGSVRP; this is encoded by the coding sequence ATGACCGACATTCTGAATGGCAAGTCCGCGCTGGTGACCGGCGCCTCCAATGGCATCGGCAAGGCGATCGCGCTGAAGCTCCTCGACGCGGGTGCCCATGTGCACTTCGCGGCACGCAATGGTGCTGCACTGGCGGATCTGGTGCAGACACTCGGCCCCGCGGCTTCGCGGGTCACTCTGCACCCGGTGGATCTGTCGACGCGCGAGGGCATTGCTCAACTGGTGCAGGGCTGCGGCAATCCCGACATCCTGGTGAACAACGCCGGCGCCATTGCGGGCGGCGATATCGAGAAGATCGACGACGAGACCTGGCTCAATGCCTGGAATCTCAAGGTGTTCGGCTACATCCGCCTCGCCCGCGCGCTGCTGCCCGGCATGTATGGGCGCGGCTCGGGGGTCATCCTGAACGTCATCGGCATGGCGGGTCTGGGGCATGACTACAACTACATCTGCGGCTCGACCGGCAACGCCGCGCTCATCGCTTTCACCGACGCGTTGGGTGCGCGTAGCACGGACAAGGGTGTCCGGGTCGTCGGCATCAATCCAGGGGGAACAAAGACTGAGCGCATCGAGCGCCTCAAGCGCAGTGAAGCCGAGCGCAAGCTCGGTGACCCGGAGCGCTGGCGCGAGCTGCTCACCGATATGCCCTTCGGACGGCTGCTCGAGCCCAAGGAGATCGCCAACCTGGCGCTGTTCCTGGTCTCCGACCAGGCGTCCTACCTGAGCGGCACAGAAGGTTCTGTACGACCCTGA
- a CDS encoding copper-binding protein — translation MKNVVISIVMGCAVAVSATAYAAGDTGNTNTAGGAQQGADAKNSMSHGEVKKVDVAAGKLTIKHGPLENLGMEAMTMVFKVKDPAMLSQVKVGDKIDFVAEEVNGVLTVAKLQKQ, via the coding sequence ATGAAGAACGTAGTGATTTCGATTGTGATGGGTTGTGCTGTGGCCGTTTCGGCGACCGCCTATGCGGCCGGCGATACCGGCAACACGAATACGGCAGGTGGCGCGCAACAGGGCGCAGACGCGAAGAACAGCATGTCACATGGCGAGGTGAAGAAAGTGGATGTCGCCGCCGGAAAGCTGACCATCAAGCACGGTCCGCTCGAAAACCTCGGCATGGAAGCGATGACGATGGTGTTCAAGGTCAAGGACCCGGCCATGCTGTCCCAGGTGAAGGTCGGCGACAAGATTGACTTCGTCGCAGAAGAAGTCAATGGCGTATTGACGGTGGCGAAACTACAGAAGCAGTGA
- a CDS encoding LysR family transcriptional regulator yields MHRTGMTELEVVLAVARRSSFRGAAQELGMSTTAVSSAVAGLEARLKVRLFNRSTRSVALTDAGQRYVERIAPALDEIRSAGEEAGSGPDTPSGTLRINTPQGTALLLMEPLISQYAWRYPQVRVDIVGESRLIDIVAEGFDAGIRLAESVPQDMIAVPLTGDFRMLVVATPEYLKRHGTPEHPRDLLGHQSIGMRMSHGGIYHWELERDGEKLQMDLPVRMAFNELPGIKEAVLQGLGIGFITEWFIERELASGALVPVLTPWCQPFGGLRLYYPGHRFVPARLRALIELIHELRPAGAVRTHEMR; encoded by the coding sequence ATGCATCGCACAGGGATGACGGAGCTTGAAGTGGTGCTGGCCGTCGCGCGTCGCAGCAGTTTCCGTGGCGCGGCGCAGGAACTCGGCATGTCCACCACGGCGGTGAGCAGCGCAGTGGCCGGGCTGGAGGCACGCCTCAAGGTGCGCCTGTTCAACCGTTCGACACGCAGCGTCGCGCTGACCGATGCCGGGCAGCGTTATGTGGAGCGAATCGCGCCGGCGCTGGACGAAATCCGCAGTGCCGGCGAAGAGGCGGGCAGCGGACCTGATACGCCGAGCGGCACACTAAGGATCAATACACCGCAAGGCACGGCGCTTTTGCTGATGGAACCCTTGATCAGCCAGTACGCGTGGCGTTACCCGCAGGTGCGAGTGGATATCGTGGGTGAGTCGCGTCTGATTGATATTGTCGCCGAGGGCTTCGACGCGGGAATCCGCCTGGCCGAGTCGGTGCCGCAGGACATGATTGCGGTGCCGCTGACCGGCGACTTCCGCATGCTGGTGGTGGCGACGCCCGAGTACCTGAAGCGTCATGGCACGCCTGAACATCCGCGCGATCTGCTCGGGCATCAGAGCATCGGCATGCGCATGTCGCACGGTGGCATCTACCATTGGGAACTGGAGCGCGACGGCGAGAAGCTGCAGATGGATTTGCCGGTGCGCATGGCGTTCAACGAGCTGCCGGGCATCAAGGAGGCAGTGCTGCAGGGGCTCGGGATCGGCTTTATCACCGAATGGTTTATCGAGCGGGAGCTGGCTTCAGGCGCGCTGGTGCCGGTACTGACGCCATGGTGTCAGCCTTTTGGCGGATTGCGGCTTTACTATCCGGGACATCGCTTCGTGCCCGCGCGTCTGCGTGCGCTGATCGAACTGATTCACGAATTGCGTCCTGCGGGGGCAGTGCGCACGCACGAAATGCGCTGA
- the copC gene encoding copper homeostasis periplasmic binding protein CopC: MNTKMRKFLVRAVATTTFVLSPALAFAHGKLESATPAVGSTVNTSPESLRLTFNEELESSFSTIKVADASGAPATKEKAKVDSTNPRVLTVVVPKLASGSYTVQWAVMTRDAHKTKGTYTFAVK; encoded by the coding sequence ATGAACACCAAGATGCGCAAATTTCTTGTTCGTGCGGTGGCAACCACCACTTTCGTACTTTCCCCGGCGCTCGCGTTTGCCCACGGCAAACTGGAAAGCGCGACGCCGGCGGTCGGCAGCACGGTCAATACCTCGCCGGAATCACTCCGCCTGACGTTCAATGAAGAACTCGAATCGTCGTTCAGCACGATCAAGGTGGCGGATGCATCCGGTGCACCCGCGACCAAAGAAAAAGCCAAAGTCGACTCCACGAACCCGCGCGTGTTGACGGTTGTGGTTCCGAAGCTTGCTTCCGGTTCATACACCGTGCAATGGGCCGTCATGACACGTGATGCTCACAAGACAAAGGGCACCTACACATTTGCGGTGAAGTGA
- a CDS encoding copper oxidase yields MVSRRNFLGGSGAALLGAALVSKAGAAALPEAPTMDKTATQSPLVPPNGRPYAPVATLNGWTLPWRMKNGWKEFHLIAEPVVREMAPGMKANLWGYNGQAPGPTIEAVEGDKVRIFVTNRLPEHTTVHWHGMLVPSGMDGVGGLTQPHIPPGKTFVYEFQLEKHGTFMYHPHADEMVQMAMGMMGTFIVHPKDRTVMPVDRDFVFLMSAYDIDPGSFTPRVNEMTDFNMWTWNARVFPGIDPLPVRAGDRVRIRFGNLTMTNHPIHLHGYSFEVTGTDGGWIPPSARWPEVTADVAVGQMRAIEFTADRPGDWAFHCHKSHHTMNAMGHQVPNLIGVPQKDLAKRINKLVPDYMAMGSAGGSMSEMEMPLPDNTLPMMTGTGPFGALEMGGMFSVVKVREGLGRNDYRDPGWFRHPKGTVAYEYTGELPDS; encoded by the coding sequence ATGGTTTCACGTCGAAATTTTCTCGGCGGTTCGGGCGCCGCACTCCTTGGCGCTGCGTTGGTCAGCAAGGCTGGCGCGGCTGCACTTCCCGAAGCGCCAACGATGGATAAGACCGCCACCCAGTCGCCGCTGGTGCCGCCCAATGGTCGACCCTATGCGCCCGTGGCGACACTCAACGGCTGGACGTTGCCGTGGCGCATGAAGAACGGCTGGAAGGAGTTCCATCTGATTGCCGAGCCTGTGGTCCGTGAAATGGCGCCCGGCATGAAGGCGAACCTGTGGGGCTACAACGGCCAGGCACCTGGCCCGACCATCGAAGCCGTCGAAGGCGACAAGGTCCGCATCTTCGTGACCAACAGGTTGCCCGAACACACCACGGTTCACTGGCACGGGATGCTCGTGCCGTCCGGCATGGACGGCGTGGGCGGGCTGACGCAACCGCACATCCCGCCGGGCAAGACGTTCGTCTATGAGTTCCAGCTCGAGAAGCACGGCACGTTCATGTATCACCCGCATGCCGACGAGATGGTGCAGATGGCGATGGGGATGATGGGCACGTTCATCGTGCACCCGAAGGACCGTACCGTCATGCCGGTGGACCGCGACTTCGTGTTCCTGATGTCCGCGTATGACATCGACCCGGGCAGCTTCACGCCGCGCGTCAACGAAATGACGGACTTCAACATGTGGACATGGAACGCCCGGGTCTTTCCGGGCATCGACCCGCTGCCCGTACGAGCCGGAGACCGCGTACGCATCCGCTTCGGCAATCTGACGATGACCAATCACCCGATTCATCTGCATGGGTACAGCTTCGAGGTCACAGGGACCGACGGCGGATGGATTCCTCCCTCCGCACGCTGGCCGGAAGTGACCGCCGATGTCGCAGTCGGTCAGATGCGGGCCATCGAGTTCACGGCCGACCGTCCCGGTGACTGGGCTTTTCACTGCCACAAGTCGCACCACACGATGAATGCGATGGGGCATCAGGTGCCGAATCTGATTGGCGTGCCGCAAAAAGACCTCGCGAAGCGCATCAACAAGCTCGTGCCGGACTACATGGCAATGGGCAGCGCAGGTGGTTCGATGAGCGAGATGGAAATGCCGCTACCTGACAACACACTCCCAATGATGACGGGGACCGGGCCGTTCGGCGCGCTGGAAATGGGCGGCATGTTCAGCGTCGTGAAGGTGCGTGAGGGGCTCGGCCGCAACGATTACCGCGACCCGGGCTGGTTCAGACATCCGAAGGGGACCGTTGCGTACGAATACACCGGCGAACTGCCCGATAGCTGA
- a CDS encoding cytochrome C, whose product MTFALAGDRTSCRLLRSTWIAVLAALCLFQASAAHALPIFARQTGQSCVACHAGGQFPELTPYGRMFKLSGYTLGERTIPLAAMATVDLSKTRNNLDSSGMPINPKDGLPIFDSASIFLAGKITDHIGGFAQFTYSNYDHQNGDGQWQGRWGSDNTDFRFVDRIIGDASDLVLGLTLHNNPTVQDVWNSAPAWSYPYISSTISPVARIQNLPIIEGALAQQVVGMGGYLYWDKTIYAEVSAYSTADGIWSFLSHGNSAGDPAHPQIYLRGYNPYARIALTHDWGPHSIMLGTFGLNVNVYPNDANAFPIFVQGVTRYRDIGVDGQYEYLLDPHTITAQALYVHENIHDPNNFVLADSTSGNLNSLRLKASYVYQSKYGISLSFFNTTGSSDSGAYSGSANFSPNTQGWTPEIFWIPVQYLRVGLQYTHFTKYLGATTNYDGNGRNARSNDTLFLYLWAASW is encoded by the coding sequence ATGACGTTCGCTCTTGCCGGCGACCGAACATCCTGCCGTCTGCTTCGCAGCACCTGGATTGCTGTCCTGGCGGCGCTTTGCCTGTTCCAGGCCTCTGCAGCCCATGCATTGCCTATATTCGCACGACAGACGGGGCAAAGTTGCGTGGCGTGTCACGCCGGCGGGCAATTTCCTGAACTGACACCCTACGGGCGCATGTTCAAGTTAAGTGGCTATACCCTCGGCGAACGCACCATTCCGCTGGCCGCTATGGCCACTGTCGATCTGAGCAAGACAAGGAACAACCTGGACTCCAGCGGGATGCCCATCAATCCCAAAGATGGCCTCCCGATATTCGATTCGGCCAGCATTTTCCTTGCAGGGAAAATCACCGACCATATCGGCGGATTCGCCCAGTTCACGTACTCGAATTACGATCACCAGAACGGTGACGGCCAGTGGCAGGGTCGTTGGGGATCGGACAACACCGACTTCCGTTTCGTGGACCGGATTATTGGGGACGCCAGCGACCTTGTGCTCGGCCTGACCCTGCACAACAATCCGACCGTGCAAGATGTCTGGAATAGCGCGCCGGCATGGAGCTATCCCTACATTTCCTCGACGATTAGCCCGGTCGCGCGCATTCAGAACCTGCCGATCATCGAGGGGGCATTGGCCCAACAGGTCGTCGGCATGGGTGGCTACCTGTACTGGGACAAGACGATTTACGCGGAAGTATCGGCATACAGCACGGCCGATGGCATCTGGTCGTTCCTGAGCCATGGCAACAGTGCGGGTGACCCGGCCCATCCGCAGATCTATCTGCGCGGGTACAACCCGTACGCGCGGATCGCCCTTACCCACGACTGGGGTCCACATAGCATCATGCTAGGCACGTTCGGCTTAAACGTGAACGTCTATCCCAACGACGCAAACGCTTTCCCGATATTCGTGCAAGGCGTAACCCGCTATCGGGATATTGGTGTCGATGGGCAGTATGAGTACCTCCTCGATCCGCATACGATCACTGCACAGGCACTCTATGTACACGAGAACATCCACGATCCGAACAATTTCGTTCTGGCCGACAGCACGTCGGGGAATCTGAACAGCCTGCGGCTTAAGGCCTCGTACGTCTATCAGTCCAAATACGGCATAAGCCTTTCCTTCTTCAATACGACGGGCAGTTCCGACAGCGGCGCTTACTCCGGCAGCGCGAATTTCTCCCCTAACACGCAAGGCTGGACGCCCGAGATTTTCTGGATCCCGGTGCAATACCTTCGCGTTGGCTTGCAGTACACGCATTTCACCAAATACCTTGGCGCGACCACCAACTACGATGGTAACGGGCGAAACGCAAGATCCAACGACACGTTGTTTCTATATTTGTGGGCTGCGTCCTGGTGA
- a CDS encoding TolC family protein, with the protein MMRYLAQHRVTGITVAMVLLAGCTTFSKDGGFNAVSTAASERLGKDAVYVKTDADRDAAFKRTQELLSKPLGMDDAVQVALLNNRGLQASYGELGISEADLVQAGRLPNPGFTFSRTHWSDGFGISRTFSMGVLGVLTLPVATRIESQRFEQTKLETADAMLAVAADARKAYVNAVAAQQAASYAAQVKDSAEAGAELALRMRQAGNFSQLDYAREQAFYAESVAQLARVRQQSVMAREKLTRTMGLWGSATQYELPERLPDLPKDRPQLNDLESFAMQNRLDIQAAKLRTQSVATSLGLTKATRFINALDVGYLDNFETDKGHEHGYEISVEIPLFNWGSAKVARAEAIYMQSVNRLAQTAIDARSEVRESYSAYVTSYDVAKHYRDEVVPIRKTISDEMLLRYNGMLASVFELLADSRDQVAAVNGYIDALKDYWLAQTDLQQSLGGRLPPLATAQDSPLPAPATQPASPTNSEGQ; encoded by the coding sequence ATGATGCGATACCTCGCGCAACACCGCGTGACGGGCATAACCGTTGCGATGGTGTTGCTGGCCGGCTGCACGACCTTCTCGAAGGACGGCGGATTCAACGCCGTATCGACGGCCGCGTCTGAGCGCCTCGGCAAAGATGCCGTCTATGTGAAAACCGACGCGGACCGCGACGCGGCCTTCAAGCGTACGCAGGAACTGCTGTCGAAGCCGCTCGGCATGGACGACGCCGTCCAGGTCGCCTTGCTCAACAACCGAGGGCTCCAGGCATCGTACGGTGAACTCGGCATTTCCGAAGCCGACCTCGTCCAGGCGGGCCGTCTGCCCAATCCGGGCTTCACCTTCAGCCGGACACACTGGAGCGATGGCTTCGGCATCAGCCGGACGTTTTCGATGGGCGTACTGGGTGTGCTGACGCTGCCCGTCGCGACGCGCATCGAGAGCCAACGGTTTGAACAGACGAAGCTCGAGACCGCCGATGCGATGCTTGCGGTGGCCGCCGACGCCCGCAAGGCGTACGTGAATGCGGTGGCTGCGCAGCAGGCGGCGTCGTATGCGGCGCAGGTCAAGGACTCAGCCGAGGCCGGTGCGGAACTCGCGTTGCGAATGCGCCAGGCGGGCAATTTCAGCCAGCTCGACTATGCGCGCGAGCAGGCTTTTTACGCGGAGTCGGTCGCGCAGTTGGCAAGGGTCCGGCAGCAATCGGTCATGGCCCGGGAAAAGCTCACGCGCACGATGGGCCTATGGGGTTCAGCAACCCAGTACGAGCTGCCGGAGCGTCTGCCTGACCTGCCAAAAGACAGGCCGCAACTCAACGACCTCGAAAGCTTCGCGATGCAGAACCGCCTCGACATACAGGCGGCGAAGTTGAGAACACAAAGCGTTGCGACCTCTCTGGGGCTCACCAAGGCAACCCGCTTCATCAATGCGCTCGACGTCGGCTATCTCGACAACTTCGAGACCGACAAGGGCCATGAGCACGGCTACGAAATCAGTGTCGAGATTCCCCTTTTCAACTGGGGAAGCGCAAAAGTCGCACGCGCCGAAGCCATCTATATGCAGTCGGTGAACCGGCTCGCGCAGACGGCAATCGACGCCCGCTCCGAAGTACGTGAGTCGTACTCCGCCTACGTGACGAGCTACGACGTCGCCAAGCACTATCGGGATGAGGTCGTGCCGATACGCAAGACCATCTCCGATGAAATGCTGCTGCGCTACAACGGCATGCTGGCAAGCGTGTTCGAGCTGCTTGCCGATTCGCGCGACCAGGTCGCTGCCGTCAACGGCTACATCGATGCGCTGAAAGACTACTGGCTTGCGCAGACGGACCTGCAACAGTCGCTTGGCGGCCGGCTTCCGCCGCTTGCGACGGCGCAGGATTCGCCGCTGCCGGCTCCCGCGACGCAACCGGCGTCGCCGACGAATTCAGAAGGTCAATGA
- a CDS encoding SRPBCC family protein has protein sequence MAEFRLTTLWCVEAPLQPVWDAIHDSTNWPRWWKNVEAVRELQAGGTDGLGAVHRYTWKGVLPYRVIIDVRVTRVAPLVALEGEASGALEGMGRWHFAADGSRTVVRYDWHVSTASAWMSAVAFSPLARLAFRWNHDSIMREGGVALARLLKARLIDIE, from the coding sequence ATGGCGGAATTCCGTCTGACCACCTTGTGGTGCGTCGAGGCACCGTTGCAGCCAGTGTGGGACGCGATCCACGACTCAACCAATTGGCCGAGGTGGTGGAAGAATGTCGAAGCGGTGCGCGAGTTGCAGGCGGGCGGGACCGACGGTCTGGGCGCCGTGCATCGTTACACATGGAAGGGCGTGCTCCCGTATCGTGTGATCATCGACGTGCGCGTCACGCGCGTCGCGCCGCTTGTCGCGCTGGAGGGAGAGGCCAGCGGCGCGCTGGAAGGCATGGGGCGCTGGCATTTCGCAGCCGACGGCAGCCGTACTGTAGTGCGCTACGACTGGCACGTCAGCACTGCCAGTGCCTGGATGAGCGCGGTCGCGTTCTCGCCGCTAGCGCGGCTGGCATTCCGCTGGAATCACGATTCCATCATGCGCGAAGGCGGCGTGGCGCTCGCGCGCTTGCTCAAGGCACGTCTTATCGATATCGAATAG
- a CDS encoding DUF1571 domain-containing protein, whose amino-acid sequence MTDAPLPDRDFVADAQARFDALANYQVTLKSTSAGAEPVEVLYGYRKPGFVRMDFIRPHAGATLTYSPASGKVQLWPFGFGTFPRLVLSPDSRMIQSPQGHRIDQSDIGALLVNVRALQQHGDTRVVGAETIGMHRASHVIVTCWPGHVATGVFRYELWFSLSHGLPVKVASEGASREPIETVLMEDLRIDVPAAQLRPFG is encoded by the coding sequence ATGACGGACGCGCCGCTTCCGGACCGGGATTTCGTTGCCGATGCGCAGGCACGCTTCGATGCGCTCGCAAACTATCAGGTCACACTGAAATCGACATCGGCGGGAGCGGAACCGGTCGAAGTGCTCTATGGCTACCGCAAGCCGGGCTTCGTGCGGATGGACTTCATCCGTCCGCATGCCGGCGCGACACTCACCTATAGCCCTGCATCGGGGAAGGTCCAGCTTTGGCCATTCGGCTTCGGCACGTTTCCGAGGCTCGTGCTGAGCCCCGACAGTCGCATGATCCAGAGCCCGCAGGGTCATCGCATCGACCAGTCCGACATCGGCGCGCTGCTCGTCAATGTCCGTGCGCTTCAACAGCATGGCGACACGCGGGTCGTCGGCGCTGAGACCATCGGCATGCACCGAGCGTCGCATGTGATCGTGACGTGCTGGCCCGGACACGTAGCGACGGGCGTTTTCCGCTATGAGTTGTGGTTCAGTCTGAGCCACGGGCTACCCGTCAAGGTCGCGAGCGAGGGCGCGTCACGTGAGCCGATCGAAACGGTACTGATGGAGGATCTGCGCATCGACGTGCCGGCCGCACAGCTCAGGCCGTTCGGCTAG